A region from the Acyrthosiphon pisum isolate AL4f chromosome A1, pea_aphid_22Mar2018_4r6ur, whole genome shotgun sequence genome encodes:
- the LOC115033556 gene encoding vegetative cell wall protein gp1-like, which translates to MSVCPFTVKSHESIANLQSKDGSIRCKYSSADNDDDHSGDYGDGEKYYHWPGTLGTPPPPSSPSSSFGLSSSPSPFGFPPSASPSFGGDGGPATASSTTPFVGFVKRPSPTAPLPCRPQPPPSRAPLSSNIMSYQTGHSNSLPLYVKSSADRELEQFRSLHVDIDDDDDHDDIENYESDDSDTDNARVADVVRLSPSPKSAPSPSPSTQTSTPRPPSLTASAIAKPPAASAPSPSFRRPPSPLDALDLSPSPTMTPIQPTIIDIDV; encoded by the exons ATGTCGGTTTGTCCGTTCACCGTGAAATCCCACGAATCGATCGCAAACCTCCAGTCTAAAGACGGATCGATACGGTGCAAGTATTCTTCAGCAGACAATGACGATGATC ATTCGGGTGATTACGGGGACGGTGAGAAGTACTATCATTGGCCGGGCACGCTGGGCACGCCGCCACCaccgtcgtcgccgtcgtcgtcattTGGTTTGTCATCGTCACCATCGCCGTTCGGTTTTCCGCCGTCTGCATCCCCCTCGTTTGGCGGCGACGGTGGCCCGGCGACCGCTTCGTCAACGACACCGTTTGTCGGCTTTGTCAAGCGGCCATCACCGACGGCGCCACTGCCTTGCCGGCCTCAGCCACCACCCAGCCGTGCGCCGCTGTCGTCGAATATTATGAGCTACCAGACGGGCCACTCAAACAGTCTGCCGTTGTACGTCAAATCTTCGGCCGACCGCGAGCTCGAACAATTCCGGTCGCTGCATGTGGAcatcgacgacgacgatgaccacGACGACATCGAAAACTACGAATCGGATGACAGCGACACGGACAACGCGCGCGTGGCCGACGTCGTCCGTCTGTCGCCATCCCCCAAATCGGCACCGTCACCTTCGCCATCCACGCAGACGTCTACGCCACGGCCGCCTTCCCTAACGGCGTCAGCCATTGCTAAGCCACCTGCGGCTTCTGCGCCGTCACCGTCGTTTCGCCGGCCACCGTCGCCGCTCGACGCCCTCGACCTGTCGCCGTCACCAACCATGACACCCATACAGCCTACCATTATCGACATCGATGTCTGA
- the LOC100573965 gene encoding uncharacterized protein LOC100573965, with protein sequence MIVVLHIVALCWFTLRSYAIEIIPASYAWSTFTGPVSGQVHEVKPWSQSSPASSYSEFEGANEESNHYGPDYVFFILSTNALNCRGPNALLPFIYTRITTIINLVYVVPQAKPHYSFAYGVENPNTGDSHGHSETRDGSHVTGEYTVMEPDGVLRRVLYTADPKNGFRASVRYVRPDGEESPNRDHGYHSGPERLPGPPPHQQQHSEYESDGGGGGGDDDEPRPFALQPQSLSPSSEYESDVDGESFAPQLPRPQPLSLNFGFNKYNDVNNNNNNNNVDDDDDDNNGDYGGGRPSGFKFPSPSSPFFKAPDAVNGASTKTDPILVE encoded by the exons ATGATCGTCGTCCTACAC ATCGTTGCATTATGTTGGTTCACGTTACGGTCGTATGCCATCGAAATCATACCTGCCTCGTACGCTTGGAGCACGTTTACAGGACCCGTTTCCGGCCAAGTACACGAAGTCAAACCTTGGAGTCAGTCTTCGCCGGCATCTTCGTACTCAGAATTCGAAGGTGCAAACGAAGAAAGCAATCATTACGGGCCAGATTATGTG ttttttattttgagcACAAATGCCCTCAACTGTCGTGGCCCAAATGCGCTACTCCCATTTATTTATACTCGTATTACAACGATCATTAATCTTGTATATGTTGTACCACAGGCGAAACCCCATTACTCGTTCGCATATGGCGTGGAGAACCCAAACACGGGCGACAGCCACGGTCATTCTGAGACGCGGGACGGTTCGCATGTAACCGGCGAGTATACCGTAATGGAACCGGATGGCGTGTTAAGGCGGGTGCTGTACACAGCCGACCCCAAAAACGGTTTCCGAGCGTCCGTCCGGTACGTCCGACCCGACGGCGAAGAGTCACCCAACCGCGACCATGGTTATCACAGCGGCCCAGAACGGTTACCGGGGCCGCCTCCGCATCAGCAGCAGCACTCCGAGTACGAGTCTGatggcggtggcggcggtggtgaTGACGACGAACCGCGTCCGTTCGCGTTGCAGCCACAATCGCTGTCCCCGTCGTCCGAGTACGAGTCGGATGTTGACGGAGAATCGTTCGCGCCGCAGTTGCCACGACCACAGCCGCTATCGTTGAACTTTGGTTTCAACAAGTACAACGACgtcaataacaacaacaacaacaacaacgtcgacgacgatgacgacgacaacAACGGCGACTACGGTGGAGGCCGCCCGTCGGGGTTCAAGTTCCCGTCGCCGTCCAGTCCGTTCTTCAAGGCGCCCGACGCAGTTAATGGTGCGTCGACGAAAACTGACCCAATATTGGTGGaatga